The genomic interval GCGCCGGCGGCCTTCGAGCGCTTCCTGGCGCAGAAGGCGGACACGGAGGTCACGAGGCTGGACCTGAGCCTCTCCTCGCGGGCCCACCAGGCCCAGGAGTCCCGCCGCTCCTACCTCCACAGCCGCCGGGGCTCCTCGATCTTCAGCCGGAAGGGCCTCCACGAGGACGCCTGAGGGCACCGCGGCACGACCCCGACCGGGCCGAGGCCTCATGCCCAGTCCGCGGTGCGCTCCTTGAGCTCCTCGTAGGCGCGCAGCACCGCGGGCGTGGGCTCGGCGGCGGACGCCTCGCAGTGCACGGGCTCCCAGGCCGGGGGCTGGGCGGATCCGGCGAGCGCCCACGCCGCCTGGCGGGCGGCGCCCAGCGCCACGTACTCCGCCTCGTCGGCGACGAGCACCTCGCGGCCGAACACCGCGGGGGCGAGGGCCCGGACGGCCGCGGACTTCGCGGCCCCGCCGATGAGCAGGATGCGTCGGGCCGGGAGGCCGTTCTCGGCCTCGAGGGCGGCGATCCCGTCCGCGAGCGAGCACAGCAGCCCCTCGACGTGGGCGCGGGCGACGTCCTCCCGGCTCGTCGTCGTGGTCATGCCTGTGAGGGTCGCGCGGGCGTCGGGACGGTTCGGCGTGCGCTCGCCGTCGAAGTAGGGCAGGAGCGTGACGCCCCGGGCGGCCGGCTCGCTCGCCAGGGCCAGGCGGGAGAGCTCGGCGTGGTCGACGCCCAGGAGCGCTCGGCCGACCTCGAGGATCCGGGCCGCGTTGATGGTCGTGGTCATCGGCAGGAACCGACCGGTCGCGTCCGCGAAGCCGGTGACGATGCCGGTCGCGTCGGTCGGGCGGACCTCGGAGACCATGGCGCAGACCCCGGAGGTGCCGATGGAGACCGACACGTCCCCGGGCCTCAGGTCGAGCCCGAGGGCGGCCGCCATGTTGTCGCCCGTCCCGGCGGCGAGCGGCACTCCCGCGTCGGTCGCGGCCATGACCTCGGACGGCACGGACGGCAGACGGGGCAGCGTGAGCTCGTGGCCGAGCGCCGCGGCGGCGAGGCGCCGGTCCCAGTCGTCGGTGCGGGTCGAGAAGTAGCCGGTGCCCGAGGCGTCGCCGCGGTCGGTGAAGGGCTCCGTGCCCGGCGCCGCGAGGTGGAGCGAGACCAGGTCGTGGGGCAGCAGCACGCGGGCCGCCCGGCGGGCGATGTCGGGCTCGTGGTCGGCCACCCACCGCAGCTTGCTCGAGGTCATCGAGGCCACGAGCAGGCTGCCGAGCTCCTCGGCGCACGCGGCCGGGCCGCCCATCTCCTCGATGAGCGTGCGGGCCTCGGCGGCGGAGCGGGTGTCGTTCCACAGCAGGGCGTCGCGGACCGGTGCGCCGTGCTCGTCGAGCAGCACCATGCCGTGCTGCTGCCCGCCGACGGCGATCGCGTCCGCGCGGGCGAGCAGCGGGCCGGCGGCCTCGTCGACCGCGTCGAGCCAGCACTGCGGGTCCACCTCGGTGCCGTCGGGGTGGGCGGCGCGGCGCTCCTCGAGCACCTCGCCGCTGTCGGCGTCGACCAGGAGCGCCTTGGTGGACTGGGTCGACGAGTCGATGCCGAGCACGAGCGGTGCCATGGTCCGGCCTCTCTGTCAGGCGGTCGCGGGCGGCGCCGTCGAGCTCGCACGGCGGTGCCGGGGTCAGATCCGCACCGTACCCCGGACCCTGCCGTCCGCGGCGGCACCCGCGCGAGCCCGAGGCGGCACGCGCCTGCTCAGCGTGCGGGCAGCAGACGGAAGATGCGCGCCGAAGGCTCGCCGGTCGGGTTGCGCAGCCGGGCGATGCCGTCCTCCCCCACCGAGGCGTCCCACGCCGGGAGTGCGCGCGGGAAGACCTGGTCGAGCCTCGGCGCCGTGCCCGCGGGCAGGGGGACCTCGATCGGCCTGCCGTCCGCCCGCCGGTCCCAGACCAGGAGGGTCGAGGAGCCCGGGCCGCGCAGACCGAGGGCGACGGTGTCGTCGTCCCAGCCCGGCAGGCCGAGCGGCCAGAACGGCACGCAGCGAGGGAGGTCCTCGCGCCTCTCCCGGTACAGGGCGACCGCCTCGAGGACCAGGGCGAGCTGGTCGGGTCCCAGGCACGGCAGGAACCCGGAGAGATAGAGGCGCCCGGCGAGGCCGGTGGTCAGCGTGAACGCGACCTGCTCCAGGGTCATGTCGGGATGCGGGTAGGCCCAGTTCGCCGCCTGCTCGGGCAGGATCGACATCGGGGCCGAGGCCGCGATGGGCGGGTACGCGAGCGGATCCTGCTGGTCCGAGGTCGACTGCAGCTGGGTGCGCGAGGTGATGGCGACGTCGGCGCGCATGGCCCCGGAGCTGCAGCTCTCGAGGATGAACGCGGGATGCCGGGCCCGGAGACCGTCCAGGACGTCCTGCACGGCGCGGCAGTGCCCCAGCAGGCCCTCCCCCGCCGAGTCCGCGTCGCGATCGGTGCCGACGCCGGGGTCGATGTTGTAGTCCATCTTGACGTAGCCGGCGCCGAGCTCGTCCACCAGACGGTCCAGCACCCCGTCCACGTGGGCCCGCGCGGCGGGATGGCGCAGATCCAGGTGGAAGCGGCCGTGCTCGACCACGCGCTGGCCGTGGAGCTGGAGGAACGCCTCGGCCGGGAGCTCGTCGGCGACGGGGCTGTGCACGCCGACGACCTCGGGCTCGATCCAGAGCCCCGCGATCATGCCGCGGTCGCGGATCGCGCCGATCACCTCGCCCAGGCCGCCCGGGAAGCGCGTGCTCGAGGGGGTCCAGGCCCCGACGCTGTCCCACCAGTCGCCCGAGTCGTCGTACCAGCCGGCGTCGATGCAGAACACCTCGGCGCCGACCCGTGCCGCGGCGTCGACGAGCGGGAGCAGCCGCTCGGTCGTGGGGTCGCCGTCGAGCGTGTTCATGTAGTCGTTGTAGACGAGCCGCGGGGCCCGGTCGTCCGGATGGGCGACGCGGGCCGCCCGCCGGAATCCGGTCAGCCGGGCCACGGCGTCCTCGAGGGTGCCGGCGACGGTGACGGTCGCGGGCACGGACTCGACGCTCTGCCCGGGCCGCAGCACGGTGCTCCAGCCGTGGTCGGCGAGCGTGGGCCCGGACAGGGCCACGTACCCGTCGCGCAGGCCGTCCCCGATCTCCCAGCGCCACGGACCGTTGTGCTCGATCTGCCACGCCCACGTGGTCCCGGTCGCCGCCGCGGTCACGGCCGCCACCGGCAGGACGCGGCCCGTCGACCAGGTCCCGTCGGAGGAGAAGATGACGGCGCCGCGCGGCTCCTGACCGGTCAGCTCCGCCGCGAGGCGCGGGTAGAGGGCCTGCGTCGCCGGCGTCGTCGACCAGCGTCCTCTCCGAGCCAGTCGCTGCGGCCGTGGTGGATGCTGACGTCCGCGAGCGCGCCGCCTTGTGCGGCCGCCGCGGGTGGGGCGTCGGCGCGCGTCGCACCGAGCCCGCTGACCCACGAGGTCACGGCGCGCAGGGCCACCGACCGGTCGCCGTCGTTGGTCACGAGGAGGCGGGAGCGCACGGCGGCGGCGTCGCCCACGACCTCGAGGATCTGCTCGGTGACCAGGCCCGTCGCCTCGTCGCGCGCGTGCAGCACCAGCTCGCGTCCGGTCGGCGTGGGCCGCTCCTCCCATCCCTCGAGCACGCTGCGCTCGCCGACGACGGTGCGGACCAGCCGGGGGCCGGCGAAGCTGCGTCCCTCGGCCACCGTCAGCACCTCGGCGAGCGGCCGGGGCGCCGTGATCCGGGCGTCGTGGCCCGCGATCGTCAGCCGGGTGAGGCAGGCCGGCCCCGACGACGCGGCGGTCAGCTCGAGCTCGACCGGGCCGTGCCCCCACCGGATGCTCCGGGGCGGGGTCTCGTGCTGCGTGCCGCTCATGTCGTCTCCTCGTCGAGTCCTCGCGCGGTCGGCCCGTGCGCGCCGGCGGCACCCGCGCCGAGCCGGATCATCCTATGGGCGCGAGGGCGGCCGGGCCCGCCCCTGCACCTGGTTGGATGGCCCCATCCGACCGCTCCTCAGAGACGAGGCATCCATGAGCACGACACCCGCCGGCAGCACCTGGTCCCAGACCTACGCGTACACGGCGCGCGAGCTGATCGAGCCGCGGTCGCTCGACGAGCTGCGCGAGACGGTGGCCGGCGCGCGACACGTGAGGGCGCTCGGCGCCCGGCACTCCTTCAGCGCGATCGCCGACTCCCCGGGCGTGCTCGTCTCGCTCGGGCGCCTGCCGGCCGACATCTCCGTGGCCCCGGACCGCCGCAGCGTGACGGTGGGCGGCGGCGTGCGCTACGGCGAGCTCGCGCGGGAGCTCGACGCGCAGGGGCTCGCGCTCGCGAACATGGCCTCCCTCCCCCACATCTCGGTGGCGGGCTGCATCGCGACCGCGACCCACGGCTCGGGTCTCGACAACCGCAACCTCGCGGCCGCCGTGCGCGGTCTGGAGATCGTGACGGCCGACGGGGACCTGGTCGCAGTGAGCCCGGCCGGGGACGCGGACTCCTTCGAGGGCCTCGTGGTGGGGCTCGGCGCGTTCGGGGTGGTCACGAGGGTCACCGTGGAGGTCGAGCCCGCCTTCGCTGTCCGCCAGGCGGTCTATCTGGACCTGCCCGCAGCGGTGCCCGACGTCGAGGCGCTCGACGCGGTGCTGGGGTGCGCGTACTCGGTCAGCCTCTTCACCCGCTGGCAGGGCCCGAGCTTCGAGCAGGTGTGGGTCAAGCAGAAGGTCGGCGGGTCCAGGGCGGCTCTCGGCGTCCCCTCCGACGAGGCCTCCGCCTTCCCCGACACCCTGGCGGGTGCGACGAGGGCGCAGGCGCCGATCCATCCGCTGCCGGCCCTGCCGGCGCGCAACTGCACCGATCAGAGCGGGGCGCCGGGACCGGTGCACGAACGGATCCCCCACTTCCGCCTCGAGTTCATGCCGTCGGCGGGCGACGAGATCCAGAGCGAGTACCTGATCGGGCGCGAGCATCTGGCCGAGGCCGTGGTGGCGGTGCGGGCGCTCGCCCGCCGGCTCGACCCCGTGCTGCACGTGAGCGAGATCCGGACCGTCGCGGCGGACGATCTCTGGATGTCCACCGCGCAGGGGCGCGACAGCGCGGCCCTGCACTTCACGTGGAAGCGGGATCCCGAGGGCGTGGCCGCGGTGCTCCCCGTGCTCGAGGCGGCGCTCGAGCCCTTCGCCCCGCGCCCGCACTGGGGCAAGGTGCACCGGATCGCCCCCGAGGTGGTGCGGGACCGGTACCCGCTGGCCGATCGCTTCTCGGATCTCGTCGCGCGATGGGACCCCGAGGGCACGTTCGGCAACGAGATGCTGAGGGGCCTGCGCATCACTCGGCCATGAGGCGATCGAGGCGCGTCGTTCGCGCGAGTAGCATCGAGAAGTGGTCTCCCCACCCCTGGCGCGACATTCGAGCGGGCCGTGGGCCCCACGCTCCACGGAGGATCCAGCGCAGATGCCCGACAGGAACGAAGAGAATCACCTGCGCTCCATCGCGCGCCTGTACTACCTCGAGGACAAGGGGCAGGCGGAGATCGGCCGCCTGCTGGGGATGTCGAAGTCGACCGTCTCGCGCAAGCTCGCGGCCGCTCGCAGCGCGGGGATCGTGCAGATCCGCATCGTCGGCGAGAACGGGGTGGACCGGGCGGAGGACCTCGAGCGCCAGCTGCTCGCGCGCTTCCCTCTGCGCGACGCCTTCGTGGCCGATGCCGGCCGCCGGCTGGACCCGCTCCGGGCCGCGGGGCGGCTCGCCGCGGAGGTCTTCGTCCAGCAGGCGCCCGGGGCGTCCCGCATCGGTTTCGGGTGGGGCCTGACGATCGGCAGCATCATCGATGCGATCCCGTCCCTCACGCTGCGCACGGACACCGTGCTCACCTCGATCGTGGGCGGCATGCCCTCGGTCGACACCGGCCCCAGCGGCAACCATCTGATCTTCTCGCTCGCCGAGAACTGCGGCGTGCGGGCGCGGCGCTTCGACGCCCCCGCCATCGTGGAGTCACCCCTCACGCAGGCCGCGCTCCTGCGGGAGACGTCGGTGGCGAGCGCGCTCGACTTCGGGCGCGGCTGCGACCTCGCCTTCGTCGGCATCGGCGCGTTCGGCATCCGCACCTCGGAGAAGGTGCTCGAGCAGATGCGCCTGACCGACGAGGAGCTGCAGCAGGTGCTCGACGCCCGTCCCGTCGGCGACGTGCTGGGGCGCTTCTACGACAAGGACGGGGTCCCGCTCGGGCCGCCGTCCTCCGACCGGGTGATCGCCCTGACCGTGCCCGACCTCGCACGCATCCCGACCGTCGTCGGGGTCGCGGCCGGGGTCGAGAAGCTGCAGGGGGTCCTCGGCGCCCTCGCGGCACGCACCTTCGACATCCTCGTCGTGGACCGTCGGCTCGCCGAGTCCCTGATCTCCTCGGTGCGCGCGAGGCCCTGAGGGCAGCGGGAGACGGGCGGAGGGCCGGCCCCGGGGGCCGCCCCTCCGCCCGCCTCGTGCCTCAGATCATGCCGTTCTTGACGAGCGCGTCCTGCAGGCGCCGCATCGCCACGAGCGGCCGCGTCTCGTCGACCTCGACGTCGTCGTAGCCGATGAACTCGTCCGCCTGCTTCGGCGCCTTCAGGGTGCAGCGGCCCAGCAGCCCGATCGGGATCAGGTTCTGCTCGCGCGCCGTCTCGGCGGGGACCGCCCAGCCGTAGTAGTGGTCGCCGCCCATGCCCTCGAGGGTGATGCCAGGCTCGAGGTCGGACTTCGCCCGGGCCACCACCTCGGTCGTGACGTGGTGGGACTGGAAGTCGCTCCGGCGGTTGAGGATCGCCTCGCCGATCGACAGCGGCGCCTCGATGGAGGCGATGTGCCACGGCCGGTAGAAGAGGTAGTACGGACCGGTGCCGAGCTTGAGGTAGTCCAGCTCGTGGGTGACGACGTCGCTCTCGGACTTGACGATCGCGAAGACCCCGGGGGCCACGTCGCCGGTGACGTACTCCACGACGGGTCCCTCGCCGTCGAGGATGCCGCCGTCGGCGCGCGGGATGAGCGTCGTGGCGAGGTCGGCGAGATTGCACTCGGGACCGTGCATGCCCTCGACCTCGATCGGGAAGCCCGTCGCGTTGGACAGGGCGGTCATCTCGAGCTGCGTCTTGGTGCCGTCGGTGAACTCCGTGAGCATGCGCGGGTTCATGCGCTTGCGCTCGGCCTCGGCCAGGTTGTCGGAGGGCACCGAGTGCGGCTTGTTGGGGTTGTTCTTGCCCTTGCCGACGCACACGACCTTCATGCCGAGGTCCTGCGCGTACTCGACGAGCTTGAGGCACTCGACGGGCTCGTCGCCGCGGCACACGGTGTAGACGGAGCCGCCGGCGTTCGCCATGCGGCTCAGGAGCACCCCGACCGTGATGTCGGCCTCGACGGTCATGAGCGCCACGTCGGTGCCGTGCGCGATGCACGTGTAGGCGATCTGCGCGGCGATCTCGGGCACGCCGGAGACCTCCAGGACGATGTCGATGTCGAGCTCGGGCATCTGCAGCCCGTCGGTGATCGCGACGGCGCGGCCGGCCGCGAGGCCGGCGCGCGCGGCGTCGAGGTCGTCGCCCGCGGCGAGCACGTCGTCCGTGCCCGCGTTCCGGAGCGCCTCGGTGGCCTTGTCCAGCACGATGTCCGCGACGGCCGTGACGGTCATGCCCGGCGTGCGGCAGATCTGCGCGATGAGCCCGGCGCCCATCTGTCCGGCGCCGACGACGCCGACCCGGACGGGGTGGCCGAGCTCGGCCTCCCTCTCGAGAAGTCCCTTGGTGTATCCCATTTCCTTGCTCCCTTTCCTAGTGGTTCATGGCGTGCGCGACGGGGGTGGCCGCCCGCGCGGGGGTGGATGCCGACCTGCGGAGAGTCCGCGGGCGGTCCGCGGCGCTCGCGCCCATGGAGACCGCCGCCCCGCGGCGCGGCTTGGGCAGGCGCAGCAGGGCGTCCTCGGCGCCGCGCCGCAGCGCCCGGCTGCGGGCGCGGTCGGCGAGTCCGGTGACCGGTC from Brachybacterium huguangmaarense carries:
- a CDS encoding NAD(P)H-dependent oxidoreductase, whose product is MGYTKGLLEREAELGHPVRVGVVGAGQMGAGLIAQICRTPGMTVTAVADIVLDKATEALRNAGTDDVLAAGDDLDAARAGLAAGRAVAITDGLQMPELDIDIVLEVSGVPEIAAQIAYTCIAHGTDVALMTVEADITVGVLLSRMANAGGSVYTVCRGDEPVECLKLVEYAQDLGMKVVCVGKGKNNPNKPHSVPSDNLAEAERKRMNPRMLTEFTDGTKTQLEMTALSNATGFPIEVEGMHGPECNLADLATTLIPRADGGILDGEGPVVEYVTGDVAPGVFAIVKSESDVVTHELDYLKLGTGPYYLFYRPWHIASIEAPLSIGEAILNRRSDFQSHHVTTEVVARAKSDLEPGITLEGMGGDHYYGWAVPAETAREQNLIPIGLLGRCTLKAPKQADEFIGYDDVEVDETRPLVAMRRLQDALVKNGMI
- the xylB gene encoding xylulokinase — translated: MAPLVLGIDSSTQSTKALLVDADSGEVLEERRAAHPDGTEVDPQCWLDAVDEAAGPLLARADAIAVGGQQHGMVLLDEHGAPVRDALLWNDTRSAAEARTLIEEMGGPAACAEELGSLLVASMTSSKLRWVADHEPDIARRAARVLLPHDLVSLHLAAPGTEPFTDRGDASGTGYFSTRTDDWDRRLAAAALGHELTLPRLPSVPSEVMAATDAGVPLAAGTGDNMAAALGLDLRPGDVSVSIGTSGVCAMVSEVRPTDATGIVTGFADATGRFLPMTTTINAARILEVGRALLGVDHAELSRLALASEPAARGVTLLPYFDGERTPNRPDARATLTGMTTTTSREDVARAHVEGLLCSLADGIAALEAENGLPARRILLIGGAAKSAAVRALAPAVFGREVLVADEAEYVALGAARQAAWALAGSAQPPAWEPVHCEASAAEPTPAVLRAYEELKERTADWA
- a CDS encoding glycoside hydrolase family 36 protein is translated as MAAVTAAATGTTWAWQIEHNGPWRWEIGDGLRDGYVALSGPTLADHGWSTVLRPGQSVESVPATVTVAGTLEDAVARLTGFRRAARVAHPDDRAPRLVYNDYMNTLDGDPTTERLLPLVDAAARVGAEVFCIDAGWYDDSGDWWDSVGAWTPSSTRFPGGLGEVIGAIRDRGMIAGLWIEPEVVGVHSPVADELPAEAFLQLHGQRVVEHGRFHLDLRHPAARAHVDGVLDRLVDELGAGYVKMDYNIDPGVGTDRDADSAGEGLLGHCRAVQDVLDGLRARHPAFILESCSSGAMRADVAITSRTQLQSTSDQQDPLAYPPIAASAPMSILPEQAANWAYPHPDMTLEQVAFTLTTGLAGRLYLSGFLPCLGPDQLALVLEAVALYRERREDLPRCVPFWPLGLPGWDDDTVALGLRGPGSSTLLVWDRRADGRPIEVPLPAGTAPRLDQVFPRALPAWDASVGEDGIARLRNPTGEPSARIFRLLPAR
- a CDS encoding FAD-binding protein; translation: MSTTPAGSTWSQTYAYTARELIEPRSLDELRETVAGARHVRALGARHSFSAIADSPGVLVSLGRLPADISVAPDRRSVTVGGGVRYGELARELDAQGLALANMASLPHISVAGCIATATHGSGLDNRNLAAAVRGLEIVTADGDLVAVSPAGDADSFEGLVVGLGAFGVVTRVTVEVEPAFAVRQAVYLDLPAAVPDVEALDAVLGCAYSVSLFTRWQGPSFEQVWVKQKVGGSRAALGVPSDEASAFPDTLAGATRAQAPIHPLPALPARNCTDQSGAPGPVHERIPHFRLEFMPSAGDEIQSEYLIGREHLAEAVVAVRALARRLDPVLHVSEIRTVAADDLWMSTAQGRDSAALHFTWKRDPEGVAAVLPVLEAALEPFAPRPHWGKVHRIAPEVVRDRYPLADRFSDLVARWDPEGTFGNEMLRGLRITRP
- a CDS encoding sugar-binding transcriptional regulator; the protein is MPDRNEENHLRSIARLYYLEDKGQAEIGRLLGMSKSTVSRKLAAARSAGIVQIRIVGENGVDRAEDLERQLLARFPLRDAFVADAGRRLDPLRAAGRLAAEVFVQQAPGASRIGFGWGLTIGSIIDAIPSLTLRTDTVLTSIVGGMPSVDTGPSGNHLIFSLAENCGVRARRFDAPAIVESPLTQAALLRETSVASALDFGRGCDLAFVGIGAFGIRTSEKVLEQMRLTDEELQQVLDARPVGDVLGRFYDKDGVPLGPPSSDRVIALTVPDLARIPTVVGVAAGVEKLQGVLGALAARTFDILVVDRRLAESLISSVRARP